A stretch of the Flavobacterium aquiphilum genome encodes the following:
- a CDS encoding glycine--tRNA ligase, whose amino-acid sequence MAKQEDLFKNVVSHAKEYGFIFPSSEVYDGLSAVYDYAQNGVELKKNIREYWWKSMVQMNENIVGLDAAILMHPTTWKASGHVDAFNDPLIDNKDSKKRYRADVLIEDYAEKLNQKAQKEIEKARTRFGDAFNEQEFVTTNARVMEYKAKERQILERMGRSLGAGDLDDVKALIEELEIADPETGSRNWTDVKQFNLMFGTKLGASAENAMDLYLRPETAQGIFVNFLNVQKSGRMKVPFGIAQTGKAFRNEIVARQFIFRMREFEQMEMQFFVRPGEEMQWYEHWKTTRLNWHLSLGLGKENYRFHDHEKLAHYANAAADIEFNFPFGFKELEGIHSRTDFDLKAHEQYSGRKLQYFDPELNENYVPYVVETSVGLDRMFLAVFATSLKEETLEDGSTRTVLKLPAVLAPTKAAVLPLIKRDGLPEISKQIIDDLKWDFNVAYDEKDAVGRRYRRQDALGTPFCITVDHQTIEDQTVTIRHRDTMKQDRVKIADLKSIIENEVSMKNWLMKM is encoded by the coding sequence ATGGCAAAACAAGAAGATTTATTTAAGAATGTCGTTTCGCATGCAAAAGAATACGGATTTATTTTTCCGTCAAGCGAAGTGTACGATGGTTTAAGTGCGGTATATGATTACGCACAAAACGGAGTAGAATTAAAAAAGAACATACGCGAATATTGGTGGAAATCAATGGTTCAAATGAACGAAAACATCGTAGGACTTGACGCGGCTATATTGATGCACCCAACTACTTGGAAGGCATCGGGTCACGTGGATGCCTTCAACGATCCATTGATAGACAATAAAGATTCTAAAAAACGTTACAGAGCTGACGTTTTGATTGAAGATTATGCTGAAAAGCTAAACCAAAAAGCACAAAAAGAAATCGAAAAAGCAAGAACCCGTTTTGGTGATGCGTTCAACGAGCAGGAATTTGTGACCACCAACGCTAGAGTGATGGAATACAAAGCCAAAGAAAGACAAATTCTGGAAAGAATGGGACGTTCTTTGGGAGCTGGTGATTTGGATGACGTAAAAGCATTGATCGAGGAGTTGGAAATTGCCGATCCTGAAACTGGTTCAAGAAACTGGACAGACGTAAAACAATTCAACTTGATGTTTGGTACCAAATTAGGAGCATCTGCCGAAAATGCAATGGACTTATATTTGCGTCCGGAAACGGCTCAAGGTATCTTTGTTAACTTCCTAAACGTTCAAAAATCAGGAAGAATGAAAGTTCCTTTTGGAATTGCCCAAACTGGTAAAGCGTTTAGAAACGAAATCGTTGCGAGACAATTCATTTTCCGTATGCGTGAATTCGAACAAATGGAAATGCAATTTTTTGTACGTCCAGGCGAAGAGATGCAATGGTATGAACACTGGAAAACAACTCGTTTGAACTGGCATTTATCTCTTGGTTTAGGAAAAGAAAACTATCGTTTCCACGATCACGAAAAATTGGCTCACTATGCTAATGCCGCTGCCGACATCGAATTTAATTTCCCTTTTGGTTTCAAAGAGTTGGAAGGAATCCATTCCAGAACTGACTTTGACCTAAAAGCTCACGAACAATATTCAGGTAGAAAATTACAATATTTTGATCCGGAACTGAATGAAAACTACGTTCCCTATGTGGTAGAAACATCAGTGGGATTAGACAGAATGTTCTTGGCCGTTTTCGCAACTTCTCTAAAGGAAGAAACTTTGGAAGACGGATCAACAAGAACGGTATTAAAATTGCCGGCTGTTTTGGCTCCTACAAAAGCCGCTGTTCTTCCATTAATCAAAAGGGACGGATTGCCTGAAATTTCGAAACAAATAATCGACGATTTGAAATGGGATTTCAACGTAGCTTATGATGAAAAAGATGCTGTAGGAAGACGTTATAGAAGACAAGATGCTTTAGGAACTCCTTTCTGTATTACTGTAGATCATCAAACAATTGAAGACCAAACGGTAACCATTCGTCATAGAGATACTATGAAACAAGATCGTGTAAAAATCGCTGATTTGAAATCAATCATCGAGAACGAAGTTTCTATGAAAAACTGGTTAATGAAAATGTAA